The following are encoded together in the Glycine max cultivar Williams 82 chromosome 8, Glycine_max_v4.0, whole genome shotgun sequence genome:
- the LOC102664782 gene encoding cyclic dof factor 3 isoform X1, with the protein MNGLEESTNDEVDVPLNEVSSKQIDPQEDGNSAPNIYKNPTLKLVAKVVNGNNEHRNAKRDIDHQEKVLKRANKVLPCPRCNSSETKFCYFNNYNVNQPRHFCKNCQRYWTAGGTIRNVPLGAGKRKNKHSTLQYCLIPVTPDAASVSQTDSKPASDMLLSSSRLIKGMENISSLREETPLSESLETVLSLNGQTNIEMASSTLKDDAEESSSSSMRSNEVEQVCLAQHSLVPLQSFQYYPVPSWSYQWNPCWNVKELRPRSLSSRPVYTGSPTMIAVPGFSLPTVILPGVPYSYSGFMSNWDEQKEDASLVGSAFSGISLSPSSVSNSTCSGNRSPTLGKHSRDGSTLGEDAMKQNLWVPKTVRINDPEEAANSSIWSTLGTKSEQNKLIMKGSIFKSFEPKASASSHILEDNQILRANPAAFSRSESFQESM; encoded by the exons ATG AATGGACTCGAAGAATCAACTAACGATGAAGTGGATGTTCCATTGAATGAAGTATCTAGCAAACAGATTGATCCTCAAGAAGATGGTAATAGTGCTCCAAACATTTACAAAAATCCTACACTGAAACTGGTGGCCAAAGTAGTTAATGGGAATAATGAGCATAGGAATGCCAAAAGAGATATTGATCAtcaagaaaaagttttgaagaGGGCAAACAAGGTCCTGCCTTGTCCTCGTTGCAATAGTTCGGAGACAAAGTTTTGCTACTTCAACAATTATAATGTTAACCAACCTAGGCATTTCTGTaaaaattgccaaaggtattggACAGCTGGGGGGACAATTAGAAATGTTCCTCTTGGGGCTGGTAAGCGTAAGAATAAGCACTCGACTTTGCAGTATTGTCTGATACCTGTGACTCCTGATGCTGCATCTGTCAGCCAGACAGATTCCAAACCTGCTAGTGATATGCTTTTATCATCTAGCAGACTTATCAAAGGGATGGAGAACATCTCAAGTCTCAGGGAGGAAACTCCTCTTAGTGAATCCTTAGAAACTGTGTTAAGTCTCAATGGCCAGACAAATATTGAAATGGCCTCTTCCACTCTCAAAGATGATGCTGAGGAGTCTTCCAGCTCTTCTATGAGATCTAATGAAGTAGAGCAGGTTTGTTTGGCACAACACTCTTTAGTTCCTTTACAATCATTTCAATATTATCCTGTTCCTTCATGGTCTTACCAATGGAATCCATGTTGGAATGTCAAGGAGCTTAGGCCTAGAAGCTTAAGTTCTAGACCTGTTTACACAGGTTCTCCAACTATGATTGCAGTTCCTGGCTTCTCCTTACCAACAGTAATACTTCCAGGGGTGCCTTATTCATATTCGGGTTTTATGTCAAACTGGGATGAACAAAAGGAAGATGCTTCATTGGTTGGATCTGCATTTAGTGGCATATCATTGTCTCCATCTTCAGTTAGCAACAGTACTTGTTCAGGTAATAGGTCCCCAACCTTGGGAAAACATTCTAGAGATGGAAGTACACTGGGGGAAGATGCAATGAAACAGAATCTTTGGGTGCCCAAGACTGTAAGAATTAATGACCCAGAAGAGGCTGCAAATAGTTCTATATGGTCAACTTTGGGAACAAAGTCTGAACAGAACAAACTCATTATGAAAGGaagtatttttaaatcatttgaaCCTAAGGCAAGTGCCAGTTCTCATATTTTAGAGGATAATCAAATTCTAAGGGCCAACCCTGCAGCTTTCTCGCGCTCTGAGTCTTTTCAGGAAAGCATGTAA
- the LOC102664782 gene encoding cyclic dof factor 1 isoform X2 yields MNGLEESTNDEVDVPLNEVSSKQIDPQEDGNSAPNIYKNPTLKLVAKVVNGNNEHRNAKRDIDHQEKVLKRANKVLPCPRCNSSETKFCYFNNYNVNQPRHFCKNCQRYWTAGGTIRNVPLGAGKRKNKHSTLQYCLIPVTPDAASVSQTDSKPASDMLLSSSRLIKGMENISSLREETPLSESLETVLSLNGQTNIEMASSTLKDDAEESSSSSMRSNEVEQELRPRSLSSRPVYTGSPTMIAVPGFSLPTVILPGVPYSYSGFMSNWDEQKEDASLVGSAFSGISLSPSSVSNSTCSGNRSPTLGKHSRDGSTLGEDAMKQNLWVPKTVRINDPEEAANSSIWSTLGTKSEQNKLIMKGSIFKSFEPKASASSHILEDNQILRANPAAFSRSESFQESM; encoded by the exons ATG AATGGACTCGAAGAATCAACTAACGATGAAGTGGATGTTCCATTGAATGAAGTATCTAGCAAACAGATTGATCCTCAAGAAGATGGTAATAGTGCTCCAAACATTTACAAAAATCCTACACTGAAACTGGTGGCCAAAGTAGTTAATGGGAATAATGAGCATAGGAATGCCAAAAGAGATATTGATCAtcaagaaaaagttttgaagaGGGCAAACAAGGTCCTGCCTTGTCCTCGTTGCAATAGTTCGGAGACAAAGTTTTGCTACTTCAACAATTATAATGTTAACCAACCTAGGCATTTCTGTaaaaattgccaaaggtattggACAGCTGGGGGGACAATTAGAAATGTTCCTCTTGGGGCTGGTAAGCGTAAGAATAAGCACTCGACTTTGCAGTATTGTCTGATACCTGTGACTCCTGATGCTGCATCTGTCAGCCAGACAGATTCCAAACCTGCTAGTGATATGCTTTTATCATCTAGCAGACTTATCAAAGGGATGGAGAACATCTCAAGTCTCAGGGAGGAAACTCCTCTTAGTGAATCCTTAGAAACTGTGTTAAGTCTCAATGGCCAGACAAATATTGAAATGGCCTCTTCCACTCTCAAAGATGATGCTGAGGAGTCTTCCAGCTCTTCTATGAGATCTAATGAAGTAGAGCAG GAGCTTAGGCCTAGAAGCTTAAGTTCTAGACCTGTTTACACAGGTTCTCCAACTATGATTGCAGTTCCTGGCTTCTCCTTACCAACAGTAATACTTCCAGGGGTGCCTTATTCATATTCGGGTTTTATGTCAAACTGGGATGAACAAAAGGAAGATGCTTCATTGGTTGGATCTGCATTTAGTGGCATATCATTGTCTCCATCTTCAGTTAGCAACAGTACTTGTTCAGGTAATAGGTCCCCAACCTTGGGAAAACATTCTAGAGATGGAAGTACACTGGGGGAAGATGCAATGAAACAGAATCTTTGGGTGCCCAAGACTGTAAGAATTAATGACCCAGAAGAGGCTGCAAATAGTTCTATATGGTCAACTTTGGGAACAAAGTCTGAACAGAACAAACTCATTATGAAAGGaagtatttttaaatcatttgaaCCTAAGGCAAGTGCCAGTTCTCATATTTTAGAGGATAATCAAATTCTAAGGGCCAACCCTGCAGCTTTCTCGCGCTCTGAGTCTTTTCAGGAAAGCATGTAA